A stretch of the Chloroflexota bacterium genome encodes the following:
- a CDS encoding N-acyl homoserine lactonase family protein, whose product MRLYLLQYGLENDGTPFPGYLIRADDGTNILVDTGFPASAVGTHPFPNLLVKPEDHVLHQLGLAGLKAADIHTLVCTHFDYDHSGAHDLFTAAECVVQRRHWNLVHSEAMERFDRYRASWNHPVLRYRMVDGDSALVPGVELLDTSGHVTGHQSVLVRLAGVGPVLLAIDAAPRLTQFDSATYEPNPSDMDPAAAQASIQKMKDVIAREGVKLTVCGHDSKQWATLRKAPEYYE is encoded by the coding sequence ATGCGCCTGTACCTACTGCAGTACGGCCTGGAGAACGATGGCACGCCGTTCCCCGGCTACCTGATTCGCGCGGATGACGGCACGAACATCCTGGTGGATACCGGCTTTCCGGCGAGCGCGGTCGGCACGCATCCCTTTCCCAATCTCCTCGTCAAGCCGGAAGACCACGTGCTGCACCAACTCGGACTGGCCGGACTCAAGGCGGCCGACATCCATACGCTCGTTTGCACGCACTTCGACTATGACCATTCGGGTGCGCACGACCTGTTCACGGCCGCCGAGTGCGTCGTGCAGCGCCGTCACTGGAACCTGGTGCACAGCGAGGCTATGGAACGCTTTGACCGGTACCGGGCGAGTTGGAATCACCCGGTACTGCGCTATCGCATGGTCGATGGCGATTCCGCGCTCGTGCCGGGCGTCGAACTGCTCGACACGAGCGGCCACGTCACGGGACACCAGTCGGTGCTGGTGCGGCTGGCTGGCGTTGGCCCGGTGCTGCTCGCAATCGACGCCGCGCCCAGGCTCACGCAGTTCGATTCCGCGACTTATGAGCCCAACCCGTCCGACATGGACCCGGCGGCGGCGCAGGCCAGCATTCAGAAGATGAAAGACGTGATCGCGCGCGAAGGGGTGAAGTTGACCGTCTGTGGCCACGACTCCAAGCAGTGGGCGACGCTGCGCAAAGCGCCGGAGTACTACGAATAG
- a CDS encoding GIY-YIG nuclease family protein yields MTERDFTLEERTVLQRYIYLYSYPDSFPDANKRSKIFYVGKGQGNRVFEHLGDASESEKVEVIQEIRENGQQPKIELIAWNLWDDAVTSLVERVVIDLIGVENLTNQNRGQGAHKFERITTVEWKDRYGSVSKPDHRDATREFKAIQSEYEKIAPAGFREIGRIKKVWAAVSASDWPPEWADRTKYNFQLHSDDGVQKIGVEIFIEQQQPNQQKVVATVQSFKPELELSFPGPVKGVKRFEYAGLALAIMFERTTHPLVIAGAMVKLIEKTQDKLKAVLQEAYSSQA; encoded by the coding sequence ATGACAGAGCGGGACTTCACGCTAGAAGAGCGCACCGTACTGCAGCGTTACATTTACCTTTACAGCTACCCCGACAGTTTCCCTGACGCAAACAAGCGAAGCAAGATCTTCTATGTTGGTAAAGGGCAGGGCAACCGCGTTTTTGAACATCTTGGCGACGCGAGCGAATCTGAAAAGGTCGAAGTGATCCAGGAGATCCGCGAGAATGGGCAGCAACCAAAGATTGAACTTATTGCTTGGAACTTGTGGGATGACGCCGTCACCTCACTAGTTGAACGCGTCGTCATAGATCTGATAGGTGTAGAGAATCTAACAAACCAGAATCGTGGGCAGGGCGCGCACAAATTCGAGCGGATCACCACAGTAGAATGGAAAGATCGTTACGGCAGTGTTTCCAAGCCCGACCATCGTGACGCTACGCGTGAGTTCAAGGCTATCCAGTCAGAATATGAGAAGATAGCGCCGGCAGGCTTTCGGGAAATCGGTAGAATCAAGAAGGTCTGGGCTGCCGTGTCTGCCTCTGACTGGCCGCCGGAATGGGCTGATCGCACCAAGTACAATTTCCAACTCCATAGTGATGATGGCGTACAGAAGATAGGTGTCGAGATCTTTATCGAACAACAGCAGCCAAACCAGCAGAAGGTTGTGGCGACAGTTCAGAGCTTCAAGCCAGAGTTGGAACTCTCGTTTCCGGGGCCCGTGAAGGGAGTCAAGAGGTTCGAGTATGCGGGACTTGCACTTGCCATCATGTTTGAGCGAACCACGCACCCATTAGTAATCGCCGGAGCTATGGTAAAGCTGATCGAAAAGACGCAAGACAAGCTGAAAGCAGTCTTGCAGGAGGCATACTCATCCCAAGCATAA
- a CDS encoding LLM class flavin-dependent oxidoreductase, whose amino-acid sequence MHYGIGIPNGSIHADLHTLVGFAQLAEQSGWDGVFLEDYIVWQSHQDVPTYDPWVVLAAMAMVTTRVRLGVMVSALPRRRPWKVAREAVTLDHLSHGRMTLGVGIGDTPFDVGFTHFDEQLDARRRGQMLDEELSIIAGLWRGEPFQFHGEHYRVDEITCLPRPEQSPRIPIWVGGQYPRKAAMRRAARWDGATLYRADNSDMSPDDVRALAAFIRQARGTLDGYDIAVGGRARRADCDAECAHIRALADAGATWWGEYLDPEVGGVEAMHAYVARGPLRIE is encoded by the coding sequence ATGCATTACGGTATCGGTATCCCCAACGGCAGCATCCATGCCGACCTGCACACGCTGGTGGGATTCGCACAACTCGCGGAGCAATCCGGCTGGGACGGCGTCTTCCTCGAAGACTACATCGTCTGGCAGAGCCATCAGGACGTGCCGACCTACGACCCGTGGGTCGTGCTGGCGGCGATGGCGATGGTCACGACACGGGTGCGGCTCGGCGTGATGGTATCTGCGCTGCCGCGCCGCCGCCCGTGGAAGGTCGCGCGTGAAGCGGTAACGCTCGATCACCTTTCACACGGCCGCATGACACTCGGCGTCGGGATTGGCGACACGCCGTTCGACGTCGGCTTTACGCACTTCGACGAGCAATTGGACGCGCGACGGCGCGGGCAAATGCTCGACGAGGAATTGTCGATCATCGCCGGGCTGTGGCGCGGCGAACCGTTCCAGTTCCACGGCGAGCACTACCGCGTGGATGAAATCACCTGCCTGCCGCGCCCGGAGCAATCGCCGCGCATCCCGATCTGGGTCGGCGGGCAATACCCGCGCAAGGCCGCGATGCGCCGCGCGGCGCGCTGGGACGGCGCTACGCTGTACCGCGCCGACAACAGCGACATGTCGCCGGACGACGTGCGCGCGCTGGCGGCTTTCATCCGGCAAGCGCGCGGCACGCTCGACGGCTACGACATCGCGGTCGGTGGCCGCGCGCGGCGCGCCGATTGCGACGCGGAATGCGCACATATCCGCGCCCTCGCCGACGCGGGCGCGACGTGGTGGGGCGAGTATCTTGATCCGGAGGTTGGCGGCGTGGAAGCGATGCACGCGTATGTCGCGCGCGGGCCACTACGAATCGAGTGA
- the rsmG gene encoding 16S rRNA (guanine(527)-N(7))-methyltransferase RsmG: MDRNQLMTGARAFGVELSEAQTQAFAAYLDALLEWNAKFNLTAITDPAEVVSRHFLDSLSLFALAERYPVRAEGIAVIDVGTGAGLPGLALKIVCPTWQLTLLEATRKKCDFLEHVVSALKLTDVHVAWGRAETVAHQRGQRERHDLVLARALAEMNTLAEYLLPFARVGGLCVAWKGETVQGEVNAAKGAFEKLGGKLDTVKQVHVPGIEAKRHLIVGEKVAPTPDEYPRREGLAAKKPLR; this comes from the coding sequence TTGGATCGTAACCAACTGATGACCGGCGCGCGCGCGTTCGGCGTTGAGCTGAGCGAGGCGCAGACGCAGGCGTTCGCGGCGTATCTCGACGCCCTGCTGGAATGGAACGCGAAGTTTAATCTGACGGCGATCACCGATCCGGCGGAGGTCGTGAGCCGGCACTTCCTCGATTCGCTGTCGCTCTTCGCATTGGCGGAACGCTATCCGGTGCGCGCCGAGGGCATCGCCGTGATCGACGTCGGTACCGGTGCAGGGCTGCCGGGGTTGGCGCTCAAGATCGTCTGCCCGACCTGGCAACTGACGCTGCTGGAAGCGACGCGCAAGAAGTGCGACTTCCTGGAGCACGTCGTATCGGCGCTGAAGTTGACCGATGTGCATGTGGCCTGGGGGCGCGCCGAGACGGTGGCTCACCAGCGCGGGCAGCGCGAGCGGCACGACCTGGTCTTGGCGCGCGCGCTCGCGGAGATGAACACGCTGGCCGAGTACCTGCTGCCGTTCGCGCGCGTCGGCGGGCTGTGCGTGGCGTGGAAGGGCGAGACGGTGCAGGGCGAGGTGAACGCCGCCAAGGGCGCGTTCGAAAAACTCGGCGGAAAACTGGACACGGTCAAGCAGGTGCACGTGCCGGGGATCGAAGCGAAGCGACACCTGATCGTGGGCGAGAAGGTCGCGCCGACGCCGGACGAATACCCGCGGCGGGAGGGGTTGGCGGCGAAGAAGCCGTTGAGGTAG
- a CDS encoding amidohydrolase family protein encodes MYDILIKNGIIYDGDGGKPYAGSVAISEDKIAAVGALDGAEGVIEIDAHGMAIAPGFINMLSHAQIGLLVDGRSQSDIRQGVTLEVMGEGMAAMGPLNDAMKADRRVQAFLPDANYDISWTTLGEYLDHVAGRGISCNVASFTSASVVRVNVLGHVSRAPDAGELARMQALVRQAMEEGALGISSSLIYAPDCYAGTDELIALAKVVGEYNGMYISHVRSEGSRFLEAVDELIRIAREGGCAAEIYHLKASGKDYWGKMDGAIARVEQARAAGLAISADMYTYTASGTSVASNIPGWAHEGGRSALLARLRDPQARARIKQDMAVKNGEWESHLAAAGAENILLVSFKRDDMKPLMGKTLAEVAAMRGQPADEVLLDLVLEDEANPSAVYFKMSEDNIRKQIRVPWVSFCSDSPSLAPEGVFLKSSTHPRAYGNFARLIEKYVVNERIIPLEEAIYRLTMLAATNLKIQKRGALRDGYYADVVVFDPAAVHEHTTFQDAHRYATGMSHVFVNGVQVLKDGEHTGAKPGMVVRGPGWKG; translated from the coding sequence ATGTACGACATTCTGATCAAAAACGGCATCATCTACGACGGCGACGGCGGCAAGCCGTATGCCGGCAGCGTCGCCATCAGCGAGGACAAGATCGCCGCCGTCGGCGCGCTCGACGGGGCGGAGGGCGTCATCGAGATCGACGCGCATGGCATGGCAATTGCGCCCGGCTTCATCAACATGCTGAGTCACGCGCAGATCGGTCTGCTGGTGGACGGCCGCTCGCAGTCCGACATCCGCCAGGGCGTTACGCTCGAAGTGATGGGCGAGGGCATGGCGGCGATGGGGCCGCTCAACGACGCGATGAAGGCCGACCGCCGCGTGCAGGCGTTCCTGCCGGATGCGAACTACGATATCAGCTGGACGACGCTCGGCGAATATCTCGACCACGTCGCCGGGCGCGGCATTTCATGCAATGTCGCTTCATTTACCAGCGCGTCGGTCGTGCGCGTCAACGTCCTGGGGCACGTATCGCGCGCGCCGGACGCCGGCGAACTGGCGCGCATGCAGGCACTGGTGCGGCAGGCGATGGAGGAAGGCGCGCTCGGCATCTCGTCGTCGCTGATCTACGCGCCGGACTGCTACGCGGGCACCGATGAACTGATCGCGCTGGCGAAGGTGGTCGGCGAGTACAACGGCATGTATATCTCGCACGTGCGCAGCGAGGGCAGTCGCTTCCTCGAAGCGGTGGATGAGTTGATCCGCATCGCGCGCGAGGGCGGCTGCGCGGCCGAGATCTACCACCTGAAGGCGTCGGGCAAGGACTACTGGGGCAAAATGGATGGGGCGATCGCCAGGGTCGAGCAGGCGCGCGCCGCCGGGCTGGCGATCAGCGCCGACATGTACACCTACACCGCTTCGGGCACCAGCGTCGCTTCGAATATTCCGGGCTGGGCGCACGAGGGCGGCCGGTCCGCGCTGCTGGCGCGCCTGCGCGACCCGCAGGCCCGCGCGCGCATCAAGCAGGACATGGCGGTCAAGAACGGCGAGTGGGAGAGCCACCTGGCCGCCGCCGGCGCGGAGAACATCCTGCTCGTCTCGTTCAAGCGGGACGATATGAAGCCGCTGATGGGCAAGACGTTGGCCGAGGTGGCCGCGATGCGCGGGCAGCCCGCCGACGAGGTGCTGCTCGACCTGGTGTTGGAGGACGAGGCGAACCCGAGCGCGGTCTACTTCAAGATGTCCGAGGACAATATCCGCAAGCAGATCCGCGTGCCGTGGGTGTCGTTCTGCTCCGACAGCCCGTCGCTGGCGCCGGAGGGCGTATTCCTCAAGTCGAGCACGCACCCGCGCGCCTACGGCAACTTCGCGCGCCTGATCGAGAAGTACGTCGTCAACGAGCGGATCATCCCGCTGGAAGAGGCGATCTACCGGCTGACGATGCTGGCAGCCACGAATCTGAAAATCCAGAAGCGCGGCGCGCTGCGCGACGGCTACTACGCCGACGTGGTCGTGTTCGACCCGGCGGCGGTGCACGAGCACACGACGTTCCAGGACGCGCACCGCTACGCGACCGGCATGTCGCACGTCTTCGTCAACGGCGTGCAGGTGCTGAAGGACGGCGAGCACACTGGCGCGAAGCCAGGCATGGTCGTGCGCGGGCCGGGGTGGAAAGGGTAG
- a CDS encoding S9 family peptidase has translation MSQAQRKLTVSDAVEFKSVHDAQVSPDGAWVAFEVGDRTRTDTKLMRSAIWLVSAQGGDARQIARGPRADRRPRWSPDSQWLAFLSDRAEDGHMQVCLLPRDMGEASPLTEVKGHIDDYVWAADGKRIYLLIADPQSDEEKRRHDAKDDALEFEEHPKLSRVHAVDLATRTVAPLTAGAWHAWEFDVSAAGDRIAFVASDTPYEWSWYQSRISVCAPGAASETVLHQSKRQLARPLLSPDGAHVAFLTSTWSDRGVTAGDLYVVPVAGGEARNLTPGYVGSVSWMKWSADGRTLTFLALEETRQVIGEIDLAGGAMRKHWSGDVSVSNGNQPVFSASTDGRAIALVRESASAPRDVWLGRRAGDALEWKRLTDMFPHVDEFEPVAMESIHWFGADGLAMQGYLLKPRTFQPGTPHPMVTVVHGGPTSAYYWQYPLMMRWIGMLAAAGLVVFLPNPRGSTGRGVAFAEANLDDMGGKDFQDIMTGVSHLIAQGIADPARLGIAGWSYGGFMSMWAVGQTDRFKAAMAGAGIANWRSFHGLTKYPTFDTTFYRADPYDSDKENPYELFSALTYVKRIKTPTLIVHGERDPDVPVAQAYEFHRALKDHGVETQLVVYPRERHGFSEKAHNLDLWKRVVDWFVKRLVQ, from the coding sequence ATGAGTCAAGCCCAACGCAAGCTGACCGTGTCCGACGCGGTCGAGTTCAAATCCGTGCACGACGCGCAGGTGTCGCCCGACGGCGCCTGGGTCGCATTTGAAGTCGGCGACCGCACCCGGACCGACACCAAACTGATGCGCAGCGCCATCTGGCTGGTCAGCGCGCAGGGCGGCGACGCCCGGCAGATTGCGCGCGGCCCGCGCGCCGACCGCCGCCCGCGCTGGTCGCCGGACAGTCAATGGCTGGCGTTCCTATCGGACCGCGCCGAGGACGGCCACATGCAGGTCTGCCTGCTGCCGCGCGACATGGGCGAGGCGTCGCCGCTAACCGAGGTGAAAGGCCACATCGACGACTATGTGTGGGCCGCCGACGGCAAGCGCATTTACTTGTTGATTGCCGATCCGCAATCCGACGAGGAGAAGCGCCGCCACGACGCCAAGGACGACGCGCTCGAGTTTGAGGAGCATCCCAAGCTGTCGCGTGTGCACGCGGTCGATCTGGCGACGCGCACGGTCGCGCCGCTGACCGCCGGCGCCTGGCACGCCTGGGAGTTCGATGTCTCGGCGGCCGGCGACCGCATCGCGTTCGTAGCCTCGGATACACCTTACGAGTGGTCGTGGTACCAGTCGCGTATCTCGGTCTGCGCGCCCGGCGCGGCGAGCGAAACCGTCCTGCACCAATCGAAGCGGCAACTCGCCCGGCCGCTCCTGTCGCCCGATGGCGCGCACGTCGCGTTTCTGACCAGCACCTGGAGCGACCGCGGCGTCACCGCCGGCGATCTGTATGTTGTGCCGGTCGCCGGCGGCGAGGCGCGCAACCTGACGCCCGGCTACGTCGGCAGCGTCTCATGGATGAAGTGGAGCGCCGACGGGCGCACACTGACCTTCCTGGCGCTCGAAGAGACGCGGCAGGTCATCGGCGAGATCGACCTCGCTGGCGGCGCGATGCGCAAGCACTGGTCGGGCGACGTGTCCGTCTCGAACGGAAACCAGCCGGTCTTCAGCGCCTCGACCGATGGCCGCGCCATTGCGCTGGTGCGCGAATCGGCGTCCGCGCCGCGCGATGTCTGGCTCGGACGCCGCGCCGGCGATGCGCTCGAATGGAAGCGGCTGACCGATATGTTCCCGCACGTCGACGAGTTCGAGCCGGTCGCAATGGAATCGATTCACTGGTTCGGAGCAGATGGCCTCGCCATGCAGGGCTACCTGCTCAAGCCGCGCACTTTCCAGCCCGGCACGCCGCACCCGATGGTCACGGTGGTGCACGGCGGCCCGACCTCGGCGTACTACTGGCAGTATCCGTTGATGATGCGCTGGATCGGCATGTTGGCGGCGGCCGGCCTGGTCGTCTTCCTGCCGAACCCACGCGGCAGCACCGGGCGCGGCGTGGCCTTCGCCGAGGCGAACCTCGACGACATGGGCGGTAAGGACTTCCAGGACATCATGACCGGCGTGTCGCACCTCATCGCGCAGGGTATCGCCGACCCGGCGCGGCTCGGCATCGCAGGCTGGTCGTACGGCGGTTTCATGAGCATGTGGGCCGTCGGCCAGACCGACCGCTTCAAGGCGGCGATGGCCGGCGCGGGCATTGCCAACTGGCGCTCGTTCCACGGTCTGACGAAGTACCCGACGTTCGACACGACGTTCTACCGCGCCGACCCGTACGACAGCGACAAGGAAAACCCGTACGAGTTGTTCTCCGCGCTGACGTACGTCAAGCGCATCAAGACGCCGACACTGATCGTGCACGGCGAGCGCGACCCCGACGTGCCGGTGGCGCAGGCCTACGAATTCCACCGCGCACTCAAGGACCACGGCGTCGAGACGCAACTGGTCGTCTACCCGCGCGAGCGGCACGGCTTTAGCGAGAAGGCGCACAACCTCGACCTGTGGAAGCGCGTGGTCGATTGGTTCGTGAAGCGGCTGGTGCAGTAA
- a CDS encoding ABC transporter permease: protein MRSFYQLAFRNMRARFTRTLLTTAGIVLGVAVILAVAITNQSTLSSIGDLFDEVSGKSQLIVQSANDMGDGFDQNVLARVAAVEGVQTVAPSASARSLLASEAGQWQLAVNFATVGGSELQLFGADPLVDGEARVYQLIEGRLLRDAEEQAIVLVKEYADDKHISLNKNIQLLTATGIESFRVVGIIKKEGVGRLNNGRMGVVGLRVLQDKFERGRNIDMLDVVVEPALANSTDALKTVRRRIEDKLGTRFTVSYPASRGQLVAQLLETYQQGLAFFSAVALFVGAFLIYNVFNMNVVERTREIGMLRALGATRPQIMVLVMGEALLLGIGGTALGVGAGVAMASGLTALMAETMQIEIPKATVPLDGVIIAVATGIIVTLFAAFLPARRASRIAPMEALRPAGQSGAGRLNRIGWLVGLAMIVLALLLVFFAAFPSEILLAVGMFSMFSMLIGAALLIPAAMQRLEGVLRRVLRALFGGEGALGAGNVQRAPGRTALTVGALMVGVTMIIGLSGLTAAFRQDINKWMENALGGDLYVFSPLPMRTELGERMLTVDGVRVATPQRYFPVKRIDTATGMLDADTSILFEAIDPVTYLQTARFQFVTGTQGSEAELAAKLMRGDAVMLGASLAERLGLKQGDTIRLNTRRGPSDFEVAGIIVTFIAQGSTVTGSWEDMRRYWGLNDVSSFTVKLQPGADHETVAAAIKERYAGSYHLRIETSHEYHERIARVADQSFALFDVLNLIGVIVAALGVINTLIMNVMERQREIGMLRSLGMTRTQIGKLILSESAAIGIVGALFGLVFGLALAQILLRGVNDLNGYELQFVWPVAALVEGVIVALVVSQLAALYPAWRAASTNIVAAIQHE from the coding sequence ATGCGCTCTTTCTACCAACTGGCGTTCCGCAATATGCGCGCGCGATTCACGCGCACGCTGCTGACGACGGCCGGCATCGTGCTCGGCGTCGCGGTCATCCTCGCCGTCGCCATCACCAACCAGTCGACGCTGTCTTCGATCGGCGACCTGTTCGATGAAGTGTCGGGCAAGTCGCAACTGATCGTGCAGAGCGCGAACGACATGGGCGACGGGTTCGACCAGAACGTGCTGGCGCGCGTGGCGGCGGTGGAGGGCGTGCAGACCGTCGCGCCATCGGCGTCGGCGCGCAGCCTGCTGGCGAGCGAGGCGGGACAGTGGCAACTGGCGGTCAACTTCGCGACAGTCGGCGGGAGCGAACTGCAACTGTTCGGCGCAGACCCGCTGGTGGACGGCGAGGCGCGCGTGTACCAGTTGATCGAAGGGCGCCTGCTGCGCGACGCGGAGGAGCAGGCGATCGTGCTGGTGAAGGAGTACGCCGACGACAAACACATCAGCCTGAACAAGAACATCCAGTTGTTGACGGCGACCGGCATCGAGTCGTTCCGCGTGGTCGGCATCATCAAGAAGGAAGGCGTCGGGCGGCTGAACAACGGCCGGATGGGCGTGGTCGGGCTGCGCGTGCTGCAGGACAAGTTCGAGCGCGGCCGCAACATCGACATGCTCGACGTGGTGGTCGAGCCGGCGCTGGCCAACTCGACGGATGCTCTGAAGACGGTGCGGCGGCGCATCGAGGATAAGCTGGGCACCAGGTTTACAGTGAGCTACCCGGCGTCGCGCGGGCAACTGGTCGCACAACTGCTGGAAACATACCAACAGGGCTTGGCGTTCTTCAGTGCGGTCGCGCTGTTCGTCGGCGCGTTCCTGATCTACAACGTGTTCAACATGAATGTCGTGGAGCGCACGCGCGAGATTGGCATGCTGCGCGCGCTGGGCGCGACGCGCCCGCAGATCATGGTGCTGGTGATGGGCGAGGCGCTGCTGCTGGGCATCGGCGGGACGGCGCTGGGCGTTGGCGCCGGCGTGGCGATGGCGAGCGGGCTGACGGCGTTGATGGCCGAGACAATGCAGATCGAGATCCCGAAGGCAACCGTGCCGCTGGACGGGGTCATCATCGCCGTAGCGACCGGCATCATCGTGACGCTGTTCGCGGCGTTTCTGCCGGCGCGGCGGGCCAGTCGCATTGCGCCGATGGAGGCGCTGCGCCCGGCCGGGCAGAGTGGCGCGGGGCGGCTGAACCGGATCGGCTGGCTGGTCGGACTGGCGATGATCGTGCTGGCGCTGCTGCTGGTATTCTTCGCAGCGTTCCCCAGCGAGATACTGCTGGCCGTCGGCATGTTCAGCATGTTCAGCATGCTGATCGGTGCGGCGCTGCTGATCCCGGCGGCGATGCAGCGACTGGAGGGCGTGCTGCGGCGCGTGCTGCGCGCGCTGTTCGGCGGCGAAGGGGCGCTGGGCGCGGGCAACGTGCAGCGCGCGCCGGGCCGCACCGCGTTGACCGTCGGCGCGTTGATGGTCGGCGTGACGATGATCATCGGGCTCAGCGGCTTGACCGCCGCGTTCCGGCAGGATATCAACAAGTGGATGGAGAACGCGCTCGGCGGCGACCTGTACGTCTTCTCCCCGCTGCCGATGCGCACGGAGCTCGGCGAGCGGATGCTGACCGTCGATGGCGTGCGCGTGGCGACGCCCCAGCGGTACTTCCCGGTCAAGCGGATCGACACAGCGACCGGCATGCTCGACGCCGACACTTCGATCCTGTTTGAAGCGATCGACCCGGTGACGTACCTGCAGACGGCGCGCTTTCAGTTCGTGACCGGCACGCAGGGCAGCGAGGCCGAGTTGGCGGCCAAACTGATGCGCGGCGATGCCGTGATGCTGGGGGCGTCGCTGGCCGAGCGGCTGGGATTGAAGCAGGGCGACACGATCCGGCTGAACACGCGCCGCGGCCCGTCGGATTTCGAGGTGGCAGGTATCATCGTTACATTTATAGCGCAGGGCAGCACGGTGACCGGCAGTTGGGAGGATATGCGCCGCTACTGGGGACTCAACGATGTGAGCAGCTTCACGGTCAAGCTGCAACCGGGCGCGGACCACGAGACGGTGGCGGCTGCGATCAAAGAGCGCTACGCGGGCAGCTACCACCTGCGGATCGAGACGTCACACGAGTACCACGAGCGCATCGCGCGCGTGGCCGACCAGTCGTTCGCGTTGTTCGACGTGCTGAACCTGATCGGTGTGATTGTGGCGGCGCTGGGCGTGATCAACACGCTGATCATGAACGTGATGGAGCGCCAGCGCGAGATCGGCATGCTGCGCAGCCTCGGCATGACGCGCACGCAGATCGGCAAGCTGATCCTGTCGGAGTCGGCGGCGATCGGCATCGTCGGCGCGCTGTTCGGGCTGGTGTTCGGGCTGGCGCTGGCGCAGATCCTGCTGCGCGGCGTGAACGACCTGAACGGCTATGAACTGCAATTCGTCTGGCCGGTGGCGGCGCTGGTCGAGGGCGTGATCGTCGCGCTGGTCGTCTCGCAACTGGCGGCGCTGTACCCGGCGTGGCGCGCGGCGAGCACGAACATCGTCGCCGCGATCCAGCATGAGTAG
- a CDS encoding ABC transporter ATP-binding protein, translating into MIRTENLSKFYNGFKAVQDLNLNVRAGEIYGFLGPNGAGKTTTLTMLLGITRPTHGKVWLFGQELRDDYFAIKRRIGVVSERQFLYDDVSGQEYLEFFAKLYRVTAAAKRIDDLLEAVHLAPFRDVLARDYSNGMKQKLGLARALLHDPDLLILDEPVSGLDPHGIMQVRNVILEQRQRGKAILISSHVLSEIERTADRVGIIHRGRLLAEDRMDNIRRRLQPQAQLEIEAQGDQPALVAALRELSCVSSAEARGALIAVSTPADGDYRAPISQCITSHGGVILAMRQVTLSLEEAFVTITTDNVARLTDAGKAA; encoded by the coding sequence GTGATCCGCACGGAGAATTTAAGCAAGTTCTACAACGGCTTCAAGGCCGTTCAAGACCTTAACCTGAATGTGCGCGCCGGCGAGATTTACGGTTTCCTCGGCCCCAACGGCGCGGGCAAAACGACCACGCTCACGATGCTACTGGGCATCACGCGCCCGACGCACGGCAAGGTCTGGCTGTTCGGCCAGGAACTGCGCGATGACTACTTCGCCATCAAACGGCGCATTGGCGTCGTCTCGGAGCGGCAGTTCCTCTACGACGACGTCAGCGGGCAGGAGTACCTCGAGTTCTTCGCGAAGCTGTACCGCGTGACCGCTGCCGCGAAGCGCATCGACGACCTGCTCGAAGCGGTACACCTGGCGCCGTTCCGCGACGTCCTCGCGCGCGACTACTCCAACGGCATGAAGCAAAAGCTCGGCCTGGCGCGCGCGCTGCTGCACGACCCCGATCTGCTGATTCTCGACGAGCCGGTCTCCGGGCTCGACCCGCACGGCATCATGCAGGTGCGCAACGTCATCCTCGAGCAGCGCCAGCGCGGCAAGGCGATCCTGATCTCGTCGCACGTGCTGTCGGAGATCGAGCGCACGGCCGACCGCGTCGGCATCATCCACCGCGGCCGGCTGCTGGCCGAGGACCGCATGGACAACATTCGCCGCCGATTGCAGCCGCAGGCGCAGTTGGAAATCGAGGCGCAGGGTGACCAGCCGGCGCTGGTGGCGGCGCTGCGCGAACTGTCGTGCGTGAGCAGCGCAGAGGCGCGCGGCGCGCTGATCGCCGTCAGCACGCCCGCCGATGGCGACTACCGCGCCCCGATCTCGCAGTGCATCACGAGCCATGGCGGCGTCATCCTCGCCATGCGCCAGGTCACGCTCTCGCTCGAAGAGGCGTTCGTCACCATCACCACCGACAATGTGGCGCGCCTGACCGACGCCGGGAAGGCCGCATGA